The Leptospira sp. WS39.C2 genome contains a region encoding:
- a CDS encoding formate hydrogenase, with the protein MIYDFVYLLLLLTGIVVLVENRLSRIIFFLSLQGFLLIFPVLQTHEGDWHHAISLILLVVLFKGLLTPLILNWTANKSKMNESTTPRFGYLATMLFMILGLVLAVKITEGVTVLSIPVHKIGLIYVILLVYVGILCFVVRRNWLALIAGFCVFENGIFVLTMVLDKGLPFGLEFGSFLDAILVIVSGGILQLSPHMHTKERKL; encoded by the coding sequence ATGATTTATGATTTTGTATATTTATTGTTATTGTTAACTGGAATTGTCGTCCTAGTTGAGAATAGACTTAGCCGTATTATTTTTTTTCTAAGCTTGCAAGGATTTTTATTAATTTTCCCTGTATTGCAAACCCATGAGGGAGATTGGCATCATGCTATCTCTTTGATACTTTTAGTAGTTTTGTTTAAAGGGCTTTTAACACCTCTCATTTTGAATTGGACGGCTAACAAATCTAAGATGAATGAGAGCACTACACCAAGATTTGGATACTTAGCTACAATGTTATTTATGATACTTGGACTTGTTCTTGCTGTAAAAATAACTGAAGGTGTTACTGTATTGTCCATTCCAGTACATAAAATTGGCTTAATTTACGTGATTTTATTAGTATATGTAGGGATTTTATGTTTTGTTGTTAGGCGAAACTGGCTCGCCTTAATTGCGGGATTTTGTGTTTTTGAAAATGGAATCTTCGTATTGACAATGGTATTAGACAAAGGATTACCATTTGGATTGGAGTTTGGGTCATTTTTAGATGCAATTTTGGTAATCGTATCAGGTGGAATCTTACAGCTTTCTCCTCACATGCACACGAAGGAACGTAAGTTATGA
- a CDS encoding 4Fe-4S binding protein — translation MSFLFELKNFFTKKNVLNFEKTSYIHPNNRGIPTPTKFMEKDCGSCKQCESACPTKAIKRVNENQLEIDYGKCLQCGVCVNQCQDNKLRNSGFIYTFVLHREEFYTTYKNGKMDLSTTQKFTLTENQKRFRTLTQKRGFLYREVAAGGNNTVESELNASFNSVFDSEREGIRCVASPKHADAIVFSGPVSANMEAPLQTTWDVMSEPKALIACGTEAVSGGLFPKGKIPKEPDLWISGDPPRPDVILQAFRLLLGRFSFHFQEELHKFLESEK, via the coding sequence ATGAGTTTTTTATTTGAGCTAAAGAATTTCTTCACCAAAAAAAATGTCCTCAACTTTGAGAAAACATCATATATTCATCCAAATAATAGAGGGATACCAACTCCTACAAAATTCATGGAGAAAGATTGTGGTTCGTGTAAGCAGTGTGAATCTGCTTGCCCGACAAAAGCAATCAAACGGGTAAATGAAAATCAATTGGAAATCGATTATGGAAAATGTTTACAATGTGGTGTTTGTGTAAATCAATGCCAGGACAATAAACTTCGTAATTCTGGATTTATATACACATTCGTTTTACACCGCGAAGAATTTTACACTACCTATAAAAATGGAAAAATGGATTTATCCACCACGCAGAAGTTTACACTCACGGAAAATCAAAAACGATTTCGCACCTTAACTCAAAAACGTGGTTTTTTGTATCGTGAAGTGGCAGCTGGTGGGAATAATACTGTCGAATCCGAACTCAATGCTTCTTTTAATTCTGTATTTGATTCAGAAAGGGAAGGGATTCGGTGTGTTGCAAGCCCCAAACATGCAGACGCCATTGTATTTTCTGGCCCAGTTTCTGCGAATATGGAAGCTCCTTTGCAAACAACCTGGGATGTGATGAGTGAACCAAAGGCCCTCATTGCCTGCGGAACAGAAGCGGTGAGTGGTGGACTTTTCCCTAAAGGTAAAATTCCGAAGGAACCTGATTTATGGATTTCAGGAGATCCCCCAAGGCCAGATGTCATTTTACAAGCCTTCCGATTGCTTTTAGGAAGATTTTCTTTTCATTTCCAAGAGGAGCTTCACAAATTTTTAGAGAGTGAAAAATAA
- a CDS encoding HDOD domain-containing protein — MATLEEYLSQIKDLTIVPPVLLSVLSLEDDNELSFGELEKKVQSDQVLVARLLKLANSPFFSRGNPVANMKQVITRLGFKTVRSMVAMSMTDSLFSQGNYKKFRDEVWDHSVAKGIFAQILCEEKKFKKEAELAITCGLMQDLGRIVLNTIDRKKYVEVLTEFQTSDVSLVSLEKKSFGVDSYEMGTSAAKLWKMPAIIITSIEDLSKPILEQSSLGQIIGFAGVIAKLTGHGKQEPDTLQKLEEYKSCLGVEFEDVKTYLTAKDEKLKTNELYQFCSTL, encoded by the coding sequence ATGGCAACACTGGAAGAATACTTATCCCAAATCAAAGATCTGACGATTGTTCCGCCAGTCTTACTCTCCGTACTTTCCCTAGAAGATGATAACGAACTCTCTTTTGGTGAACTTGAAAAAAAGGTTCAGTCAGACCAAGTCCTCGTTGCAAGGCTTCTCAAACTAGCCAATTCTCCATTTTTCTCACGAGGTAATCCAGTTGCGAACATGAAACAGGTCATCACTCGTTTGGGTTTTAAAACCGTTCGGAGTATGGTGGCAATGTCTATGACGGATTCACTCTTTAGCCAAGGGAATTATAAAAAATTTCGTGATGAAGTTTGGGACCATTCCGTTGCCAAAGGAATTTTTGCCCAAATTTTATGTGAAGAAAAAAAGTTCAAAAAAGAAGCGGAACTTGCGATCACATGTGGACTCATGCAAGACTTGGGACGTATTGTTTTAAACACAATCGATCGTAAAAAATATGTAGAAGTTCTTACGGAATTCCAAACTTCTGATGTTAGTTTAGTTTCCCTAGAGAAAAAATCTTTTGGTGTGGACTCCTATGAAATGGGAACTTCTGCCGCAAAACTTTGGAAAATGCCAGCAATTATAATTACATCCATTGAAGATTTATCTAAACCAATTTTAGAACAATCCAGTTTAGGACAAATCATTGGCTTTGCAGGAGTCATTGCGAAACTCACAGGACATGGGAAACAAGAACCAGATACCTTACAAAAGTTAGAAGAATACAAATCTTGTTTAGGTGTAGAATTCGAAGATGTTAAAACATATCTAACAGCAAAAGATGAAAAACTGAAAACAAACGAGTTATATCAGTTTTGTAGTACTTTGTAA
- a CDS encoding class I SAM-dependent RNA methyltransferase: MDKVKVEVEGLNSDFSGIITAPNGKKVDVFFVHPGDELIVEYVKRRPRQRSLKIHEIIRNYNWDLVKCEVFGSCGGCTGQHIPYETQLELKFQPILQSFQKDLGISITPVPQTQTYAYRSRMDFSVFPGPVIGQRQRGNFRKVVPIKECSIQSEWANKALSDVQSVLDQFPEVIWDRKSEGGGLKYLTIRKAQNTDDGILIFTFTDGYEVHPQMNEFRNLLLTSLDQPSLLFCYNRPKSEVSAVGRPEIVRGKPSFTEKVLGHTFEVPFDSFFQPNPNGFSPILEFIQKRIPKDQNTLIDLFCGNGFFSLLYGEYFQEVEGYELTESSIQIASQLFKEVYPSKSQSFQVSNLFVSTENLQKRDFATLILDPPRAGAGKLVNHWIRDFGPEFVFYVSCNPYSQKDDVSLFLSSYDFVDGILIDPYPHTPHTETVLFFRRKQR; encoded by the coding sequence TTGGACAAAGTCAAAGTAGAAGTAGAAGGACTCAATTCCGATTTTTCGGGTATCATAACAGCACCTAACGGAAAAAAGGTGGATGTTTTCTTTGTGCACCCAGGTGACGAACTGATAGTGGAATATGTCAAAAGGAGACCTCGCCAAAGATCCTTAAAAATCCATGAAATCATCCGAAATTACAATTGGGATTTGGTCAAATGCGAAGTGTTTGGGAGTTGTGGAGGTTGCACAGGCCAACACATTCCTTATGAAACACAACTGGAATTAAAATTCCAACCCATCTTACAATCGTTCCAAAAAGATTTAGGAATATCGATAACTCCGGTCCCCCAAACACAAACCTATGCTTACCGCTCTCGAATGGATTTTTCAGTATTCCCGGGGCCTGTGATTGGGCAAAGGCAACGTGGTAATTTCAGAAAGGTGGTTCCCATCAAAGAATGTTCCATCCAGTCTGAATGGGCAAACAAAGCTTTATCAGATGTACAATCCGTACTCGATCAATTCCCAGAAGTCATTTGGGATCGAAAATCGGAAGGTGGTGGACTCAAATACTTAACCATCAGAAAAGCACAAAATACTGATGATGGAATATTGATTTTTACTTTCACGGATGGATACGAAGTCCACCCACAAATGAATGAGTTTCGAAATTTACTCCTCACTTCCTTAGACCAACCTTCTCTCTTGTTTTGTTATAACCGTCCAAAATCAGAAGTATCCGCAGTGGGCCGACCAGAAATAGTAAGAGGGAAACCAAGTTTTACTGAGAAAGTACTTGGTCATACATTTGAGGTTCCCTTCGATTCATTTTTCCAACCCAATCCCAATGGATTTTCACCAATCTTAGAATTCATTCAAAAAAGAATCCCAAAGGATCAAAATACTCTCATTGATTTGTTTTGTGGGAATGGTTTTTTTTCACTATTGTACGGCGAATACTTCCAAGAAGTTGAAGGATATGAACTCACGGAATCCTCGATTCAAATTGCATCGCAACTTTTCAAAGAAGTTTATCCTTCGAAATCACAATCATTTCAAGTATCCAATTTATTTGTTTCAACGGAAAATTTACAAAAACGTGATTTTGCTACCTTAATACTCGACCCACCCAGGGCAGGAGCAGGAAAACTTGTCAACCATTGGATCAGAGACTTTGGGCCAGAGTTTGTATTCTATGTCTCATGTAATCCCTATTCACAAAAAGATGATGTGAGCCTATTTTTATCATCGTATGACTTTGTGGATGGGATCCTTATTGATCCATACCCTCATACACCCCATACTGAAACTGTATTGTTCTTTCGAAGAAAACAAAGATAA
- a CDS encoding hydrogenase-4 subunit E has product MNKITGVTNFDGIYYQFVFENQKLRMEELNSKKSHIDFLLDSSYPIWLVRHAFGQDMGPEDYSDLKEEDYLTDQRGKNLSLHQKSGMIRDLFYHGLKVPFSNEHYSHAVGPIHAGIIEPGHFRFVVEGEVIKHLTIRLGFQKRSISENLIHKTMDQVMPYSETISGDTSIGYALAFSKIYEEMYGIVLPKDVQIFRSILVELERIAVHIGDLGGISEDIGYYPLYGVCVTDRGAALGLMETWTGHRFGKSVLRPGKLFLNNRISTKQAKDAFFQLKKVYQSKIRPQILRALSISTLKERMQGCGFISEADVHKYGFVGMVSRMAGVNEDLRLNHPDYPNWKPLPLQEEHHHFNGDVWARMYVRFAEIEQSMSWIEETMSDLDWNLIWDTQNQITNDFQSLKPIRPGIYFSSVEAWRGPLLVALNFDENGIVTDSYIRDPSVLNWHALELAVRGEQVGDFPLNNKSFNLSYVGFDL; this is encoded by the coding sequence ATGAATAAAATCACAGGTGTAACAAATTTTGATGGTATCTATTATCAGTTTGTTTTTGAAAATCAAAAGCTGAGGATGGAAGAACTAAATTCAAAAAAGAGTCACATTGATTTTTTGTTAGATTCTAGTTACCCTATTTGGTTAGTAAGACATGCCTTCGGTCAAGATATGGGTCCAGAAGATTATTCTGATTTAAAAGAAGAAGACTATCTAACTGATCAAAGAGGAAAAAATTTATCTCTACATCAAAAATCAGGTATGATTCGTGATTTGTTTTATCATGGATTAAAAGTTCCATTTTCAAATGAACATTATTCACATGCTGTCGGGCCAATTCATGCAGGTATTATTGAACCAGGTCATTTTAGATTTGTAGTAGAGGGTGAAGTAATTAAACATTTAACCATCAGGCTTGGTTTTCAAAAAAGAAGTATTAGTGAGAATTTGATCCACAAAACGATGGATCAGGTTATGCCTTATTCTGAAACAATCTCAGGTGATACGAGCATTGGTTACGCTTTAGCTTTTTCCAAAATTTATGAGGAAATGTATGGCATTGTTCTACCTAAAGATGTTCAAATATTTCGTTCCATTTTGGTGGAATTAGAACGTATAGCAGTCCATATCGGGGACTTGGGTGGAATTTCAGAAGATATTGGTTATTATCCATTGTATGGTGTTTGTGTTACTGATAGAGGGGCCGCACTTGGGCTTATGGAAACTTGGACAGGCCATCGGTTTGGAAAATCAGTGTTACGACCTGGTAAATTGTTTTTAAACAATCGAATCAGCACCAAACAAGCAAAAGATGCTTTTTTCCAATTGAAAAAAGTTTACCAATCAAAAATTCGTCCTCAAATACTAAGAGCTCTATCTATTTCAACATTAAAGGAAAGGATGCAAGGTTGTGGATTTATATCTGAAGCCGATGTGCATAAATATGGATTTGTAGGTATGGTTTCTCGAATGGCTGGTGTGAACGAAGACTTACGTTTAAATCATCCTGATTACCCAAATTGGAAACCACTACCATTACAAGAAGAACACCATCATTTTAATGGAGACGTATGGGCAAGAATGTACGTTCGATTTGCAGAAATAGAACAATCAATGTCTTGGATAGAAGAAACAATGAGTGATTTGGATTGGAATTTAATTTGGGATACGCAAAATCAAATAACAAATGACTTTCAATCTTTGAAACCAATTCGACCTGGTATCTATTTCTCATCTGTTGAAGCATGGAGAGGTCCTTTGCTTGTTGCTTTGAATTTTGATGAAAATGGAATTGTGACTGATTCTTATATTCGAGATCCTTCTGTATTAAATTGGCATGCACTTGAATTGGCTGTACGTGGTGAACAAGTCGGAGATTTTCCATTGAACAATAAATCATTTAATCTTAGTTATGTTGGTTTTGACTTATGA
- a CDS encoding adenylate/guanylate cyclase domain-containing protein codes for MVFSKRLFSNFVLVISLLFYISPVSAQVLLTNQILDLRSESSFGNEIHKWSFKPGDSPRVTETAEDDLYLDEDEGEIKAHIFSYAQPTLEESVRTGWISGFQIQTGWDKVTDGDGELYFPSFFDYLEKYKGYGWYRTEITITSDDIQNKFKSRNLSLRLGQISQADAVYWNGKFIGGTGLHLDTDTNVQLEDKSLYSDKIRFYKIPFNLLKIDEPNVLAVRVYAKYPLSPGLSHDKFYISSYKYSERAEYWNDFKKIFVIVLTILLGCFYLYWQILFRNEEHATIYFSLGSIFMALNTLFQSQIIYSILSDGFWIKKMEYVAWIGLVHFLFNFIVRFAHVRSGWIKLTNRYIDGAGFVSAIVILLSPNLFFLSKYFFYWSFFTILLGISLFYIIFLGRKIPSMGTVSFGFFAFIILMLNDVFVEMQWEWYPSHTYVKDYAFAAFTISVALSIVKNMIDSRKLVEKQKEEKERLSRYFSPAVMETIVADSIKLGGEEKDIATLFSDIVGFTTFAEKNPPSVVLNHLNTIFESLSDLIFHYSATLDKFIGDAIMAFWGAPKQTDLDAYHAIACAVDMQKRMVEINKELGLEPGTFRLRIGVNFGEAIVGNIGSVKRMDYTVIGDAVNTAARLESHGIPGKVAVSEAAFLAAGGEKYIEYEDTKELALKGKSEPVKVYFVTKVHPRE; via the coding sequence ATGGTTTTTTCGAAAAGACTCTTTTCCAACTTCGTTCTTGTAATCTCCTTACTTTTTTACATTTCACCTGTTTCAGCACAAGTGTTACTAACCAATCAAATCTTAGATTTAAGATCAGAATCTTCCTTTGGAAATGAAATTCATAAATGGAGTTTTAAACCTGGAGATTCTCCGCGAGTGACAGAAACTGCAGAAGATGATCTCTATTTGGATGAGGACGAAGGTGAAATCAAAGCGCATATTTTTTCCTATGCACAACCAACCTTAGAAGAATCAGTTCGTACTGGGTGGATCTCTGGTTTTCAAATCCAAACTGGTTGGGATAAAGTAACAGATGGCGATGGTGAATTGTACTTTCCTAGTTTTTTTGACTATTTAGAAAAATACAAGGGATACGGTTGGTACAGAACTGAAATTACCATTACTAGTGATGATATTCAAAATAAATTTAAATCCCGTAACTTAAGTTTACGCCTTGGCCAAATAAGCCAAGCAGACGCAGTTTATTGGAATGGAAAATTCATTGGTGGAACAGGATTACACCTAGATACCGATACAAATGTGCAATTAGAGGATAAATCACTGTATAGTGATAAAATTCGATTTTATAAAATTCCTTTCAATTTATTAAAAATTGATGAACCGAATGTGCTGGCAGTTCGTGTGTATGCAAAATATCCATTGAGTCCAGGATTATCTCACGATAAATTTTACATTTCTTCTTATAAGTATTCAGAACGAGCTGAATACTGGAATGATTTTAAGAAAATTTTTGTAATTGTATTAACCATTTTACTTGGTTGTTTTTATCTTTATTGGCAGATTTTGTTTCGAAATGAAGAACATGCGACCATTTATTTTTCGTTAGGTTCTATTTTTATGGCACTGAATACATTGTTTCAAAGCCAAATCATTTATTCTATTTTGAGTGATGGTTTTTGGATTAAGAAAATGGAATATGTTGCCTGGATAGGTTTGGTTCATTTTTTATTTAACTTCATTGTTCGATTTGCACATGTTAGGAGTGGTTGGATCAAGTTAACAAACAGATATATAGATGGAGCTGGATTTGTTTCGGCAATTGTGATTCTTTTATCACCAAATTTATTCTTTTTGTCTAAATATTTCTTTTATTGGAGTTTTTTCACCATTCTGTTAGGAATATCACTCTTTTATATTATTTTTCTTGGAAGGAAAATCCCATCAATGGGAACCGTATCCTTTGGATTTTTTGCATTTATTATCTTAATGTTAAATGATGTATTCGTTGAAATGCAATGGGAATGGTATCCAAGCCATACGTATGTAAAAGATTATGCATTCGCAGCTTTTACTATCTCTGTTGCTTTATCAATAGTCAAAAATATGATTGATTCACGTAAATTAGTGGAAAAACAAAAGGAAGAAAAGGAACGATTGTCTCGTTATTTTTCACCAGCCGTGATGGAAACTATTGTAGCTGATAGTATTAAGTTAGGTGGTGAGGAAAAGGATATTGCTACTTTGTTTTCCGACATAGTAGGTTTTACAACATTTGCAGAAAAAAATCCACCAAGTGTTGTTCTCAATCACTTAAACACAATTTTTGAATCCTTATCTGATTTGATTTTTCATTATTCGGCTACCTTAGACAAATTCATTGGTGACGCGATTATGGCTTTTTGGGGCGCACCAAAACAAACAGACTTAGATGCATACCATGCCATCGCTTGTGCTGTTGACATGCAGAAACGTATGGTTGAGATTAATAAGGAATTAGGATTAGAACCTGGAACATTTCGATTGAGGATTGGAGTCAATTTTGGAGAAGCCATTGTTGGAAATATTGGTTCTGTGAAACGAATGGATTATACTGTTATTGGAGACGCAGTGAATACCGCAGCTAGACTTGAAAGTCATGGAATCCCAGGTAAGGTGGCAGTTTCGGAAGCAGCTTTCCTTGCGGCTGGTGGAGAAAAATACATTGAATACGAAGACACAAAAGAGTTAGCACTAAAAGGAAAATCAGAACCTGTGAAAGTTTATTTTGTTACGAAAGTTCATCCAAGAGAATAA
- a CDS encoding adenylate/guanylate cyclase domain-containing protein: MDLEKEEIVRVLVLEPQKKSYETISQLLLEWFGDYIDLTWRSVFENGAEEIKKVQYDLLITEIQFPELEESSEDILEKIMDMAGPSELPVVVFTKAEGKQLPIHAFQLGINEYFSKRRLKKNILEHRFRNLFREIYRKKVVSIQMDDSLKRFQDLYGMNQSEIQDLNTMVKKFKKELEKEYEEKLNLEHEKKKMQNVFGMYVDPIIVESLMNNSLSLDQKGKEQEVSVLFSDIRGYTSLSEKMKPEQVISFLNEYFTAMTEVILGYGGMIDKYIGDSIMCLFGAPVFQEDHRQNAIDCALEMIQVFELWQPKWNQIYGFTPQIGIGVASGKAIVGNVGSFQKLSYTAVGDTVNMASRLESMAKPMHVYVSEGLYNHLPEEYAKKYRYEELEPVKIKGKEGLHRILSVKPI; this comes from the coding sequence GTGGATTTAGAAAAAGAAGAAATTGTCAGGGTGTTGGTTTTAGAACCACAGAAAAAATCATACGAAACCATTTCCCAATTACTTTTGGAATGGTTTGGCGATTACATTGACCTTACTTGGCGTTCCGTATTTGAAAATGGAGCCGAAGAAATCAAAAAAGTGCAATATGACCTACTGATTACGGAGATTCAATTTCCAGAATTAGAAGAATCCTCTGAAGATATCTTAGAAAAAATTATGGATATGGCAGGACCTTCAGAACTTCCGGTAGTTGTATTTACGAAAGCGGAAGGTAAACAACTTCCGATTCATGCATTCCAACTTGGAATCAATGAATACTTCAGCAAACGAAGGTTAAAGAAAAATATACTAGAACATCGATTTCGTAATTTATTCCGCGAAATTTATAGAAAGAAAGTAGTATCTATCCAAATGGATGATAGTTTGAAACGATTCCAAGATCTTTATGGAATGAACCAATCGGAAATTCAAGATTTGAATACGATGGTTAAAAAATTCAAGAAGGAACTTGAGAAAGAATACGAAGAAAAGTTAAACTTAGAACACGAAAAAAAGAAAATGCAAAATGTTTTTGGGATGTATGTAGATCCCATCATCGTTGAAAGTTTAATGAACAACTCACTCTCGTTAGATCAGAAAGGAAAGGAACAAGAAGTATCTGTATTATTTTCAGACATTCGTGGGTATACTTCTTTATCCGAAAAGATGAAACCTGAACAAGTAATTTCATTTTTAAACGAATACTTTACAGCTATGACAGAAGTAATCTTAGGTTATGGTGGCATGATAGACAAATACATTGGTGATTCCATTATGTGTTTGTTTGGTGCACCTGTTTTCCAAGAAGACCATAGACAAAATGCGATTGATTGTGCATTAGAGATGATACAAGTTTTTGAATTGTGGCAACCAAAGTGGAATCAAATTTATGGATTCACTCCTCAAATAGGAATTGGAGTTGCTTCTGGAAAAGCAATTGTAGGGAACGTTGGTTCTTTCCAAAAACTTTCTTATACGGCAGTGGGGGATACTGTTAATATGGCGAGCCGATTAGAATCAATGGCTAAACCTATGCATGTATATGTATCGGAAGGATTGTACAACCACTTGCCTGAAGAATATGCAAAAAAATACAGATATGAAGAATTGGAACCTGTAAAAATCAAAGGGAAAGAAGGTTTACACCGAATTTTAAGTGTTAAACCAATCTAA
- a CDS encoding proton-conducting transporter membrane subunit, whose translation MMATIFYISGILTFIIIFLISVIAPTKGQTRIWLWSILKICFFSVLFYSWFTDNIVLKWILIEASTLFGALLISSSGTERSFHVGWKFLLINSYALGLAFLGIVILLFASTPLQNLDFYSLKFGLTGQSGLLVETGILLTIYGYSGKLGLVPNHFWVGDTYAESPSQISSLIASFVPVSVVLAIRPLIKLEKELNPHLINASNGLLFIGVLTILYATLMLVSRDDIRRISAKVALFHTGMLTLFLWLDVSDEIFYFLLATTVLVKLLIFLSMGILRMDAGKRNISQILEGSTLSHKALYVYLLALLIAFVFPLSPVFVLDLKIIEIAILNKQFYLFVFPILGSVFFFVSLNKVLPMVRLPNRNFKNEVYRTLQIRFYFFWIGLLITVAVGAFGMYYLMAKYL comes from the coding sequence ATGATGGCTACGATATTCTACATTTCAGGAATACTCACATTTATTATTATTTTTTTGATTTCAGTAATTGCTCCAACAAAAGGACAAACTCGAATTTGGCTTTGGAGTATTCTTAAAATTTGTTTTTTTAGTGTTTTGTTTTATTCATGGTTTACTGACAATATTGTTTTAAAATGGATTTTAATAGAAGCTTCAACATTGTTTGGAGCATTATTGATTTCTTCCAGTGGCACTGAACGTTCTTTCCATGTCGGTTGGAAATTTTTACTGATCAACTCCTATGCGTTGGGATTAGCATTTTTAGGAATTGTGATTTTACTTTTTGCTTCAACTCCTCTTCAAAATTTGGATTTTTATTCTTTAAAATTTGGATTAACGGGGCAATCAGGACTGTTGGTTGAAACTGGAATTTTATTAACGATATATGGATATAGTGGCAAGTTGGGTCTTGTGCCGAATCATTTTTGGGTCGGAGATACCTATGCTGAGAGTCCAAGTCAAATTTCGTCCCTCATAGCATCATTTGTCCCTGTAAGTGTTGTCCTTGCGATTCGACCATTGATAAAATTAGAAAAAGAGTTAAACCCACATTTGATCAATGCTTCTAATGGTTTATTGTTTATCGGAGTTTTGACAATACTTTACGCCACATTGATGTTAGTCTCAAGGGATGATATTCGAAGAATTTCTGCAAAGGTTGCGTTATTTCATACAGGTATGTTAACTTTATTTTTATGGTTAGATGTATCAGATGAAATATTCTATTTTTTGTTAGCAACTACTGTTTTGGTTAAATTGCTAATATTTTTATCTATGGGAATTTTACGTATGGATGCAGGAAAAAGAAATATTTCTCAAATTCTTGAAGGATCCACGTTAAGTCACAAAGCTTTGTATGTATATCTCTTGGCTCTTTTAATTGCTTTCGTTTTCCCATTATCACCTGTATTTGTATTGGATTTAAAAATAATCGAAATCGCAATTCTAAATAAACAGTTTTATCTTTTTGTTTTTCCTATCCTTGGATCTGTTTTCTTTTTTGTTTCACTGAATAAGGTATTGCCGATGGTGAGACTACCAAATCGAAATTTTAAAAATGAAGTATATAGAACTTTGCAGATAAGGTTCTATTTTTTCTGGATTGGTTTGTTGATAACTGTTGCAGTTGGAGCTTTCGGAATGTACTATTTAATGGCTAAATACTTATGA
- a CDS encoding SpoIID/LytB domain-containing protein, with protein MKKQSFTIFICLLILGQIGCASVMVTNWAPEESNFKSRPVRVLLGFASDEEIFKTSGEIIVKDANDLTIKRAYDFLSLNPTAIKAPISIHSNSEWIDYKGVSYRGSVLLKPLDGKVLIINIVPVELYLLSVVPSEVSASWPKEALKAQAVCARTYVVKEMLNRKKQEYDVDTSTNTQVYKGKNKEHKNTSEAVFETEGLILLHKGQPIQSFFHSNAGGYTEDPANVWGNPVEYLKPVPSEYDKDGDQYSWEEKWKTDFVNNSLRDLGVGEIQDIVVATRFPTSRVNEVEIIGTSGSKRIKATEFRKKIGATKLKSTRFGIRKEDSGDFYVKGLGSGHGVGMSQWGSFAMAKSQFNHKEILLHYFKGIEFARIVAR; from the coding sequence ATGAAAAAACAGTCGTTCACTATATTTATCTGTCTGCTCATTTTAGGACAAATCGGATGTGCGAGTGTCATGGTAACGAACTGGGCACCCGAAGAATCCAATTTTAAATCAAGACCAGTGCGAGTCCTCCTCGGTTTTGCTAGTGACGAAGAAATATTCAAAACTTCGGGTGAAATCATCGTCAAAGATGCGAATGATCTTACCATCAAAAGAGCTTATGATTTTTTATCATTAAATCCAACTGCAATCAAAGCTCCCATCTCTATTCATAGTAATTCTGAATGGATTGATTATAAAGGTGTGAGTTACCGAGGATCCGTTTTACTTAAACCATTGGATGGTAAAGTTCTTATCATCAATATTGTACCTGTTGAATTGTATTTACTATCTGTTGTTCCATCAGAGGTAAGTGCGTCATGGCCAAAAGAAGCTCTGAAAGCACAAGCGGTATGTGCCAGAACTTATGTAGTTAAAGAAATGCTAAATCGCAAAAAACAAGAGTATGATGTTGATACATCAACCAATACTCAAGTTTATAAAGGGAAAAATAAAGAACATAAAAATACATCAGAAGCTGTATTTGAAACAGAAGGTTTGATCCTTTTACACAAAGGACAACCAATCCAAAGTTTTTTCCATTCAAATGCAGGTGGATATACAGAAGATCCGGCAAATGTTTGGGGAAACCCAGTTGAATATTTAAAACCAGTTCCATCAGAATATGATAAGGATGGAGACCAATATTCATGGGAAGAAAAATGGAAAACAGATTTTGTAAATAACAGCTTACGAGATTTAGGTGTTGGTGAGATTCAAGATATAGTTGTTGCAACACGATTCCCAACTTCTCGTGTGAATGAAGTAGAAATCATTGGGACATCTGGATCAAAAAGAATCAAAGCTACAGAGTTTCGTAAAAAAATTGGCGCAACAAAACTTAAGTCCACTCGTTTTGGAATCAGGAAGGAAGATTCCGGAGATTTTTATGTAAAAGGATTAGGTTCTGGGCATGGAGTCGGAATGTCCCAATGGGGAAGTTTTGCAATGGCAAAAAGCCAATTCAATCATAAAGAAATTTTACTACACTATTTTAAAGGAATTGAATTCGCAAGAATCGTTGCCAGATAG